In Paraburkholderia youngii, the genomic stretch ACCGGACGGCGAACGCACCTGCGCAATCGGATCGCCGACGATGAAATACACCCGCGTCGCGCCGCTCAGACCCGCGTCGAGCGACGCCGCGAACGAAGACTTTCCAGCCTGCTGCATAGTCGAATCTCCTCAGATGGGTGCCCGTTCGCATCGTGCCCGATGCGGGGTTCGATGTGTTGCTGTTGTCGAGTGGGTTCAGAAAACTTTGCTTTTTCTCAATACCGGAATAGTATTCCAATAAAAAAGCAAATTCTAGATATTATGAGCACACAAGGAGCAGCAGATGGGGGAGACATTGAGCGATTTGCAGCAGAACGAAGCCTTCGACGTCGTGGTGATCGGTGCGGGAGGAGCGGGCATGTCGGCGGCGCTGTTCGCGGCGATCGACGGCGCGCGCGTGCTGCTGGTCGAAAGCACCGAATACGTGGGCGGCACGACCGCGTACTCGGCCGGCACCACCTGGATACCGAACTCGCCGCACGGCCCGTCGATCAATCCCGACGACAGCAGCGCCAACGCCGAGGGCTTTTTACGCCGCGCGGTCGGCGAGCACAGCAGCGAAGCGTTGCGTCGTGCGTTCCTACGGGCGGGGCCGCAGGCGGTCGCGCATATCGAGGCGAATTCGGACGTCAAGTATCGGGCGCGGCCGTTTCATCCGGACTATCTTTCGGAGCTCGAAGGCTCGACGCTGCGCGGCCGCGCGCTCGAACCGCTCGCGTTCGACGGCCGCAAGCTCGGCCGTCACTTCGCGCTGATCCGTCCGCCGATCCCCGAGTTCACGGTGCTCGGCGGCATGATGGTCGATCGCGACGACGTCGGGCATTTGCTCAATATGACGAAGTCGTTCCGGTCGCTGCGCCACGCGGTGAAACTGCTTGTACGGCATGCGCGCGACCGCATCAGCTGGCCGCGCGGCACGCGTCTCGTGATGGGCAATGCACTGATCGGCCGGCTGCTCTCTTCGCTGCTCGCGCGCGACGTCACAGTGCTCGTGAGCACGAAGCTCGAAGCGTTGCGCACGAACGCGAGCGGCGCGATCGACGGCATCACGCTGAGTCAGAACGGGCAGCGCCGGCAAATCTCGGTCACAGGTGGTGTGATTCTCGCGAGCGGCGGTTTCAACCGGCATCCGCAACGGCGCCGCGCGATGCTGCCGGATGCGGACCTCACGTGGTGCCCGGGCGCGCCGGGCCATACCGGCAGCGCGCAGGATCTCGCGCTCGCGGCGGGCGCGCGCTACGGCGAGGGCGCGCTCAGCAACGCGTTCTGGGCGCCGGTGTCGATACGCCAGCGCGCGGACGGCACGACCGCGGTGTTCCCACACTTCATCATGGATCGCGGCAAGCCCGGCATGATCGTCGTCAATCAGCAGGGGCGGCGCTTCCTGAACGAAAACACGTCGTATCACCTGTTCGGCATCGCGATGCAGGAAGCACATTGCAAGACCCCATCGGTGCCTGCCTACCTCGTCACCGACGCGGACGGCCTGTGCAAATACGGTCTCGGCATGGTGCGGCCGGGCGGCAAGGGCCTGGCGCCGTTTCTCGCGGACGGCTATCTGACGCAAGCCGCGACGCTCGACGAACTCGCTGCCAAGCTCGGCATCGACGCGGCCGGTCTCGCCGACAACGTCGCGCGGATCAACCACTACGCGAAAACCGGCGTCGACCCGGAATTCCAGCGCGGCACGACCGACTATCAGCGCGCCAACGGCGACGCGAACTGGCCCGGCCCGAATCCG encodes the following:
- a CDS encoding FAD-dependent oxidoreductase, with amino-acid sequence MGETLSDLQQNEAFDVVVIGAGGAGMSAALFAAIDGARVLLVESTEYVGGTTAYSAGTTWIPNSPHGPSINPDDSSANAEGFLRRAVGEHSSEALRRAFLRAGPQAVAHIEANSDVKYRARPFHPDYLSELEGSTLRGRALEPLAFDGRKLGRHFALIRPPIPEFTVLGGMMVDRDDVGHLLNMTKSFRSLRHAVKLLVRHARDRISWPRGTRLVMGNALIGRLLSSLLARDVTVLVSTKLEALRTNASGAIDGITLSQNGQRRQISVTGGVILASGGFNRHPQRRRAMLPDADLTWCPGAPGHTGSAQDLALAAGARYGEGALSNAFWAPVSIRQRADGTTAVFPHFIMDRGKPGMIVVNQQGRRFLNENTSYHLFGIAMQEAHCKTPSVPAYLVTDADGLCKYGLGMVRPGGKGLAPFLADGYLTQAATLDELAAKLGIDAAGLADNVARINHYAKTGVDPEFQRGTTDYQRANGDANWPGPNPCLGPIVRAPFYAVRLYPGDIGAATGLVGDDKARVLNRDDQPIGGLYACGNDLQSVMGGVYPAPGITLGPGLAFAYLAARDAAMRAKAARGDAASFVARGTTETANEKIV